The following coding sequences lie in one Arachis hypogaea cultivar Tifrunner chromosome 4, arahy.Tifrunner.gnm2.J5K5, whole genome shotgun sequence genomic window:
- the LOC112794607 gene encoding uncharacterized protein: protein MYVCLSGCKNGFKAGCRRLIGLDGAFLKTQIGGQILSAVGQDANHHIYVIAWAIVDVENTENWKWFLELLHEDLGDYKENKWCFMSDMQKRNFNKQWKDLELRGLLWECARSTTYQDFSDNMKKIKKINEDAWNYLNKWPRESWTKSAFSHSPKLDNICNNACEVFNARIKEARAKPIITLLEEVRMFVMRTIAKNKVKLANHVGKLPPVVQSRLDKIRKILKIGCQSGLEMMSTRSLKCMGMPCVHACVALARVNRKPEDFCHKWLTMDAYIDTYAHYINPLPGQHLWAKSESNRPQAPKAKKKTGPLTKKRRKNADEGGGGSKKTKSTGVLKRQLKPFTCRYCLQKGHIKRGCPKKRAADIAATAAAAKAKSNPQENAASGSTVDPNTVTLPSQPPPDSAPSPLICKKLRSTFLNPTSQMHKSLKR from the exons ATGTATGTTTGTCTTAGTGGGTGCAAGAATGGATTTAAGGCGGGTTGTAGGCGACTGATTGGATTAGACGGGGCATTCCTCAAAACACAGATTGGTGGCCAGATTTTATCCGCAGTGGGTCAGGACGCAAATCATCACATATATGTTATAGCCTGGGCAATTGTAGATGTCGAGAATACGGAGAATTGGAAGTGGTTTCTGGAGCTGCTCCACGAGGACCTCGGAGACTATAAAGAAAACAAATGGTGCTTTATGAGTGACATGCAAAAG AGAAACTTTAACAAGCAGTGGAAAGATCTAGAGTTAAGAGGCTTACTCTGGGAATGCGCAAGATCAACCACATATCAAGACTTCTCAGATAACATGAAGAAGATTAAGAAAATTAATGAAGATGCATGGAATTACCTGAACAAGTGGCCTAGGGAGTCATGGACGAAGTCAGCATTCAGTCATAGCCCAAAGCTTGATAACATATGCAATAATGCATGCGAGGTCTtcaatgcaagaattaaagaagcAAGGGCCAAGCCAATAATCACTCTACTTGAGGAGGTCAGGATGTTCGTGATGAGAACGATAGCTAAAAATAAGGTTAAGCTGGCCAATCATGTAGGGAAACTTCCACCAGTGGTTCAAAGTAGACTGGACAAGATTAGAAAGATTCTAAAAATTGGTTGCCAATCTGGACTGGAGATGATGAGTACGAGAAGTTTGAAGTGCATGG GAATGCCTTGTGTGCATGCTTGTGTGGCTCTTGCAAGGGTGAATAGGAAACCTGAAGATTTCTGTCATAAATGGCTCACCATGGACGCCTACATAGACACGTATGCCCATTACATAAATCCCTTACCTGGACAACATCTTTGGGCGAAATCTGAGTCCAACAGACCACAAGCACCAAAGGCCAAGAAAAAGACTGGACCACTcacaaagaagagaagaaagaatgcaGACGAGGGCGGTGGAGGAAGCAAAAAAACGAAGTCTACTGGAGTCTTAAAGAGACAACTGAAGCCCTTTACTTGTAGATATTGCCTACAGAAGGGGCACATAAAGAGGGGTTGCCCAAAGAAGAGAGCAGCTGATATTGCTgctactgctgctgctgctaaGGCTAAATCCAATCCCCAAGAAAATGCAGCATCAGGATCAACTGTTGATCCAAATACTGTCACACTGCCAAGTCAACCTCCTCCAGATTCTGCACCCAGTCCGTTGATATGCAAGAAGTTGAGATCGACATTTCTCAACCCAACTTCTCAGATGCACAAGAGTCTCAAGAGGTAA